A genomic region of Sander vitreus isolate 19-12246 chromosome 11, sanVit1, whole genome shotgun sequence contains the following coding sequences:
- the cep97 gene encoding centrosomal protein of 97 kDa, producing MGVSDLQFDTNAGPVVDLSARGMQKLDPSFTCSEDTHTLILDRNHIMKLDHLERSPGLQQLSVASNRLVRMMGVSRLTELTVLNLPNNSIGYIEGLRDLQHLKWLNLSGNNIKVIEQLNNCVSLQHLDLSDNNISTIGDVTKLVALKTLLLHGNSITTLRTVPAHLPAHLSILSLAENEIRDLNEASYLAPLHELEQLSIMSNPCVMATPSLPGFDYRPYVMSWCLSLKVLDGYVVSQKEGLKAEWLYSQGKGRTYRPGQHVQLVQYLATVCPLTSSPALETAEDAKLEKILSKQRFHQRQLLEETRGGCPSPPRPTQLDVERHSPSHPVPQGGAIEVKQPAAAPSVLEAEPVVQFNTWVSCDSSHPSLPVVRSPRLREEHVYLEDVQTDEEKLNGSMLSSESTFLPFTSDLEPQTTHSDSEDETETFEPDSLAPKRPARSKNHKTSKTHHLPPVEKQERVLEEEVISGAATTAGSLDVRVSTPQNQLETSSDLGKAEMKEAPKQEEVAMCASRSSLMEADRAAIKIQSWWRGRHTRCCHPMAKEVRSEIRLRRMQEHIVSLSGKLDIVQQQYEEERLQRLVQEEAVKFLWKQLQSMQLWKQSVEQHLASISKAVTPAQISASGPCEAAPPASTSTTYPPCTDVSFPDSGFQSTSDQQAAQEDSFLSSGTADSLKTVQTLSPVCSGFAGASDGVDSADCSLLEQYLSSVQQREEAAEEVISDKTETPQPSLPVSPSKTAQSNSAADNQSEVQRTEETTPGLV from the exons ATGGGTGTATCAGATTTACAGTTCGATACAAATGCTG GACCTGTGGTGGATCTTTCAGCCCGGGGTATGCAAAAGCTGGATCCGAGTTTCACCTGCTCCGAGGACACTCACACTCTCATCCTGGACCGTAACCACATAATGAAACTGGACCATCTGGAAAGGAGCCCAGGCCTTCAGCAG CTATCTGTAGCCAGTAACCGTCTGGTGAGAATGATGGGCGTGTCTCGGCTAACAGAGTTGACAGTCCTGAATCTTCCAAATAACAGTATTGGATACATTGAGGGGCTAAGAGATCTGCAGCACCTCAAATGGCTCAACCTGTCTGGGAACAATATTAAG GTCATTGAGCAACTCAACAACTGTGTTTCCCTTCAACACTTGGATCTGTCTGACAATAACATATCTACCATTGGGGATGTGACCAAATTGGTGGCATTAAAG ACACTATTACTCCATGGAAACAGCATTACAACACTTCGTACTGTGCCTGCTCACCTACCTGCCCATTTATCCATTCTCTCCCTGGCAGAAAATGAGATAAGGGATCTTAATGAA GCGTCATACCTGGCACCTCTCCATGAACTGGAGCAGCTGTCCATTATGAGCAACCCTTGTGTTATGGCCACCCCCTCCCTGCCAGGTTTTGATTATCGACCATATGTCATGAGTTGGTGTCTGAGCCTGAAGGTCCTGGATGGCTATGTAGTGTCACAGAAAGAAGG TCTCAAAGCAGAGTGGCTCTACAGCCAGGGAAAAGGACGTACATATCGACCAGGTCAGCATGTTCAGCTGGTTCAATACCTGGCCACTGTTTGCCCTCTGACATCATCACCGGCCCTGGAGACGGCAGAAGACGCCAAACTGGAGAAGATCCTCAGTAAACAGAG GTTTCATCAAAGGCAGCTGTTAGAGGAGACCCGAGGAGGCTGTCCCAGCCCTCCTCGTCCAACTCAGCTAGATGTGGAGAGGCACAGTCCTTCACATCCAGTCCCACAGGGGGGAGCCATAGAGGTAAAGCAACCAGCTGCTGCTCCATCAGTCCTGGAGGCAG AACCAGTCGTGCAGTTTAACACCTGGGTGAGCTGTGATTCTTCCCACCCATCATTGCCGGTAGTCCGCAGCCCAAGGCTCAGAGAAGAGCACGTCTATTTGGAGGATGTGCAGACAGATGAGGAGAAACTCAATGGCAGCATGCTTTCCTCAGAGTCCACCTTTCTCCCCTTTACATCTGATCTGGAGCCACAAACGACCCACTCTGACAGCGAGGACGAGACAGAGACATTTGAACCTGATTCCCTAGCTCCAAAGCGGCCAGCACGGTCCAAAAATCACAAAACAAGCAAGACACATCATTTACCCCCAGTGGAAAAGCAAGAGAGAGTTCTCGAAGAGGAAGTTATTTCTGGTGCAGCCACAACAGCtggatcactggacgtcagagTTAGCACACCACAAAATCAACTGGAAACATCCTCTGACTTAGGTAAGGCAGAGATGAAAGAAGCCCCCAAGCAGGAAGAAGTTGCTATGTGTGCCAGTAGATCAAGTTTGATGGAAGCAGACAGGGCAGCAATTAAAATACAGTCGTGGTGGAGGGGAAGGCACACTCGGTGTTGTCACCCCATGGCCAAAGAGGTGCGCAGTGAAATCCGCCTGCGCAGGATGCAAGAACACATCGTCTCCCTGTCTGGAAAGTTGGACAT AGTGCAGCAGCAGTATGAAGAAGAGAGGTTACAAAGGCTGGTTCAGGAAGAAGCTGTAAAGTTTCTGTGGAAACAG CTCCAGTCTATGCAGCTGTGGAAGCAGTCTGTGGAGCAGCATCTGGCTAGCATTAGTAAGGCTGTCACCCCGGCTCAGATATCAGCTTCTGGACCATGTGAGGCTGCCCCACCTGCTTCAACCAGCACGACGTACCCACCCTGCACAGACGTCTCGTTCCCAGACTCCGGTTTCCAGTCAACAAGTGATCAGCAGGCAGCGCAGGAGGATAGCTTCCTGAGCAGTGGGACAGCAGACTCTCTGAAGACGGTGCAAACACTGAGTCCTGTTTGTAGCGGCTTTGCTGGTGCTAGCGATGGTGTGGACAGCGCAGACTGCAGCCTGTTGGAGCAGTACCTCTCCTCTGTACAGCAGAGGGAGGAGGCGGCTGAGGAGGTGATCAGTGATAAAACGGAAACGCCACAGCCCTCCTTACCAGTATCACCCAGCAAAACAGCACAGTCCAACTCAGCAGCAGACAACCAATCAGAAGTGCAAAGAACTGAGGAAACCACTCCTGGCCTGGTCTGA
- the nxpe3 gene encoding NXPE family member 3: MCRNLSKYTLIFLILALSGLYFLLRNIHSVENWNCHTISALYQLQSRIQSSFVPVNLPTFHHNRTFCAHLGQKPSPEDELEERYLLDSIAWPGPPPRSTPTALRQTSDPMHSLFAILPTKGAREWHVGDQLEALVQMHDFQGRPKRYGGDFILARLHSPELGAGVAGKVLDHRNGFYSAMFPLLWVGSAQVEITLVHSSEAVAVLRRLREERPDRVFFKSLFRLGFLSETTVCNMCLPPDHQPLCNYTDLYTGEPWYCYKPKMLSCDTRINHAKGGYLKHLITHKEALLFQSGVNIKVCIHASGPDRINVLPPRKEIDVESSSIKPEALKLAPSGYYYEDSWRPLSGVALHQFNDSSDITQCLKNKVINMYGDSTVRQWFEYLIALVPGLKEFNLDSPKNVGPFMAVDSTHNILLKYRCHGPPIRFSTVMSTELRYISNELDGLSGGPNTVVVLSIWAHFSTFPVEVYIRRLRHIRRSLVRLLERAPGTIVVIRSGNLQALDQEVSLYNSDWYSLQLDEVLRSMFKGLNVLLVDAWQMSLAHHLPHALHPPPVIVKNMIDTLLSYVCPEKKKSQLL; the protein is encoded by the exons ATGTGCCGAAATTTGTCCAAATATACCCTCATCTTCCTCATTCTAGCCCTGTCTGGCCTCTACTTCCTGCTACGCAACATCCACAGTGTGGAG AACTGGAACTGCCACACTATTTCTGCCCTTTACCAGCTCCAGAGCAGGATCCAGTCATCCTTTGTCCCAGTGAATCTCCCTACTTTTCATCATAACCGCACCTTCTGTGCCCATCTGGGCCAGAAACCGTCCCCTGAAGATGAACTGGAGGAGCGCTACCTGTTGGACTCTATCGCCTGGCCCGGGCCTCCGCCTCGCTCTACACCAACCGCCCTGCGCCAGACGAGTGACCCCATGCACAGCCTGTTCGCCATCCTTCCCACTAAGGGAGCAAGGGAGTGGCATGTGGGCGACCAGCTGGAAGCACTCGTCCAAATGCATGACTTCCAGGGTCGTCCCAAGCGCTATGGCGGGGATTTCATTTTGGCCAGGCTGCACTCACCGGAGCTTGGAGCAGGTGTAGCAGGTAAAGTGCTGGACCACAGGAATGGATTTTATTCTGCTATGTTCCCGCTCCTCTGGGTCGGTTCTGCACAGGTTGAGATTACGTTGGTGCACTCAAGCGAGGCTGTTGCTGTGCTGCGACGGTTGAGGGAGGAAAGGCCCGATCGAGTTTTTTTCAAGAGCCTGTTCCGCCTCGGCTTCCTGTCTGAAACTACTGTGTGCAACATGTGTTTGCCCCCTGACCACCAGCCTCTGTGCAACTACACAGACCTTTACACAGGAGAACCCTGGTACTGCTACAAGCCTAAAATGCTCAGCTGTGACACCAGAATCAACCACGCCAAAGGAGGCTATCTGAAACACCTTATCACGCACAAAGAAGCATTGCTTTTTCAGAG CGGTGTAAACATTAAAGTTTGCATACACGCTTCAGGACCCGACAGAATCAACGTGTTGCCTCCCAGGAAAG AAATAGATGTAGAAAGCAGCAGTATAAAACCAGAAGCTCTTAAGCTAGCACCGTCTGGATATTACTACGAGGACTCATGGAGGCCATTAAGTGGCGTTGCATTGCACCAGTTCAATGACTCATCTGACATCACTCAGTGTTTGAAGAACAAGGTGATCAACATGTATGGAGACTCTACCGTCAGGCAGTGGTTTGAGTACCTCATTGCTTTAGTACCAG GATTAAAAGAGTTTAATCTGGACAGTCCTAAAAACGTTGGGCCTTTCATGGCAGTGGACAGCACCCATAATATTCTTTTGAAGTACCGCTGCCATGGCCCGCCCATCCGCTTCTCCACTGTCATGTCCACTGAGTTGCGGTACATTTCAAACGAGCTGGACGGCCTCTCTGGGGGTCCCAACACCGTCGTGGTCCTCAGCATTTGGGCCCATTTCAGCACCTTTCCTGTGGAGGTGTACATACGGCGGCTCCGTCACATTAGGCGGTCCCTGGTGAGACTTCTTGAACGAGCGCCGGGGACGATCGTTGTGATCCGCTCAGGCAACCTCCAAGCCCTGGACCAAGAGGTGAGTCTGTACAACAGCGACTGGTACTCCCTGCAGCTCGATGAGGTGCTCAGGTCCATGTTCAAGGGACTCAACGTTCTGCTGGTGGACGCCTGGCAAATGAGTTTAGCGCACCACCTTCCTCACGCCCTCCATCCACCTCCAGTCATAGTCAAGAACATGATAGACACACTTTTGTCTTACGTTTGcccggagaagaaaaaaagccaaCTGCTATAG